The following coding sequences lie in one Magnetospirillum sp. WYHS-4 genomic window:
- a CDS encoding NAD(P)H-hydrate epimerase produces MIGVELLSVAEMYKADAAAAAGGVSSLDLMEAAGMAVFREIRRRWSPRAVAVLCGPGNNGGDGFVVARLLEAAGWPVRLALLGGRERLKGDAAVNAGRWRGPVESLGPEILADRPLVVDALFGAGLARPLGGAARLAVERIDAESLDCVAIDIPSGVEGDGGAVLGAAPPCRLTVTFFRAKPGHFLLPGRDLCGELVVADIGIPEAVLEGIGAGTFLNEPVLWRKVYLWPDSGSHKYRRGHAVVLGGAQMTGAARLAAAGAR; encoded by the coding sequence ATGATCGGGGTCGAGCTGCTTTCCGTCGCCGAGATGTACAAGGCCGACGCCGCGGCGGCGGCCGGTGGCGTGTCGTCCCTCGATCTGATGGAGGCGGCGGGAATGGCGGTCTTCCGCGAAATCCGCCGGCGTTGGAGCCCCCGCGCGGTGGCTGTGCTCTGCGGCCCCGGCAACAACGGGGGCGACGGGTTCGTCGTCGCCCGGCTTTTGGAGGCGGCAGGCTGGCCGGTGCGCCTCGCCTTGCTGGGCGGGCGCGAACGTCTCAAGGGCGACGCGGCGGTCAACGCCGGACGCTGGCGGGGGCCGGTGGAATCTCTGGGGCCGGAAATTCTGGCAGACCGTCCGCTGGTGGTCGACGCCCTGTTCGGTGCCGGCCTCGCCCGCCCGCTCGGCGGGGCGGCGCGGCTTGCGGTGGAACGCATCGATGCCGAATCCCTGGACTGCGTCGCCATCGACATCCCCAGCGGCGTCGAAGGCGACGGCGGCGCCGTGCTGGGGGCCGCCCCGCCTTGCCGCCTGACCGTCACCTTCTTTCGCGCCAAGCCCGGCCATTTCCTGTTGCCGGGCCGCGATCTTTGCGGCGAACTGGTCGTGGCCGACATCGGCATTCCCGAGGCCGTGCTGGAGGGTATCGGAGCGGGGACCTTCCTCAACGAGCCCGTCCTCTGGCGCAAGGTCTACCTTTGGCCGGATTCCGGCAGCCACAAGTACCGGCGCGGCCATGCCGTGGTGCTGGGCGGGGCGCAGATGACCGGCGCCGCCCGTCTGGCCGCCGCCGGGGCCCGGC
- a CDS encoding D-amino acid dehydrogenase yields the protein MKVLVLGAGVVGVAAAYYLARHGLEVEVVDRQPGPALETSFANGGQISASHAEPWANPDTPRKILKWMGRKDAPLLFHLRLDPALWAWGLRFLANCPAARARINIERTLRVALYSRTCLAELRAETGIAYDQRTAGILHFYRDPQEYDHAARQVGLMADLGCRRETVDVDACIALEPTLALVRNQLAGGIFSPDDESGDAHLFTRRLADLAAGLGVVFRHGVTIRGLAREGDRITGIATDAGILTADRYLVALGSYSPLLLRPLGLPLPIYPAKGYSVTLPLARPDLAPTLSLTDDEHKLVFSRLGENLRVAGTAEMTGWDTSLNETRARLVLNQALDLFPGCADPARATLWTGLRPKTPDSVPILGATRLRNLFLDTGHGTLGWTMACGSGRAMADLLAGREPEIDLAGLGMDRFS from the coding sequence GTGAAGGTCCTGGTACTCGGTGCGGGCGTGGTGGGCGTGGCGGCGGCCTATTACCTGGCCCGGCACGGCCTGGAGGTGGAGGTCGTCGACCGCCAGCCCGGGCCTGCCCTGGAGACCAGCTTCGCCAACGGCGGCCAGATCTCGGCCAGCCACGCCGAACCATGGGCGAATCCGGACACGCCGCGCAAGATCCTGAAGTGGATGGGCCGCAAGGACGCTCCCCTGCTCTTCCACCTCCGACTTGATCCGGCGCTCTGGGCCTGGGGGCTGCGTTTCCTGGCGAATTGCCCGGCCGCGCGGGCCCGGATCAATATCGAGCGGACCCTGCGCGTCGCCCTCTATAGCCGCACCTGCCTGGCGGAACTGCGCGCCGAAACCGGCATCGCCTACGATCAGCGCACCGCCGGCATCCTCCATTTCTACCGCGACCCCCAGGAATACGACCACGCGGCCCGCCAGGTCGGCCTGATGGCCGACCTTGGTTGCCGCCGCGAGACGGTCGACGTCGATGCCTGCATCGCCCTGGAACCGACCCTCGCCCTCGTCCGCAATCAACTGGCGGGCGGTATCTTCAGCCCCGACGACGAAAGCGGCGATGCCCACCTCTTCACCCGCCGCCTGGCCGATCTGGCGGCTGGCCTGGGGGTAGTCTTCCGCCATGGCGTGACTATCCGGGGCCTGGCGCGGGAAGGCGACCGGATAACGGGCATCGCCACCGACGCCGGAATTCTGACCGCCGACCGCTATCTGGTGGCGCTGGGAAGCTACAGTCCTTTGCTTCTCCGCCCCCTGGGGCTACCCCTGCCCATATACCCCGCCAAGGGCTATTCGGTCACCCTGCCGCTGGCGCGGCCCGACTTGGCGCCGACCCTCAGCCTGACCGATGACGAGCACAAGCTGGTCTTCAGCCGCCTGGGCGAGAATCTCCGGGTAGCCGGGACCGCCGAGATGACCGGTTGGGACACCTCGTTGAACGAGACCCGCGCCCGCTTGGTCCTGAACCAAGCCCTCGATCTGTTCCCCGGCTGCGCCGACCCGGCACGGGCAACCCTCTGGACAGGACTCCGCCCCAAGACCCCGGACAGCGTGCCCATCCTGGGTGCCACTCGCTTGCGCAACCTGTTCCTCGATACCGGCCATGGCACCCTGGGATGGACCATGGCCTGCGGCTCAGGCCGGGCGATGGCCGACCTGCTGGCCGGCCGCGAACCCGAGATCGATCTTGCCGGACTGGGCATGGACCGCTTCTCCTGA
- a CDS encoding PAS domain S-box protein, whose translation MDTRRIFGLAILAFLTVVILATTWEFWLEPMFGPVMFGSGPGLVSQQWEFVIFSVLVAGLALGITALVAIQAEQREAAGRRALAESEQRYRSLVEMSPTAIVVHKRGVIAYANQAAATLLGARTPEDLVNIGVLCLVHPQDQKQVAGRLKVLWEGASGLPAADLHMVRLDGDEIDVSAATTSTTLYGEPAQQTVMSDITEAKRSAELLRTVAEGLSGKVGESFFHSLVAYLAETLEVEYAFVGELIDELPPSIRTIAVQGGRTPRPNFQYRLDGTPCNEVVGKKTCVFPKGVKDDFPQDRVLVQMGVESYVGTPLFDSSGRPLGILVVLDTKPIADSELAVSLLQIFAVRAAAELERNRSEEAIRANEERFRAVADSANDAIISADHAGRVVFWNRAAERLFGHGLDEMIGQPLDAIIPERYREAHARGMARASADGSGTLIGGTAELYGRRKDGGEFPVELSLSTWSTRGERYFTAIIRDISERRRTEDRLRQLSRAVEQSPVSVVITDTQGTIQYVNPKFTEVSGYSEDEALGNNPRILKSGETSPDDYLAMWDALRAGETWRGEFHNRRKSGELYWESASISPIRAADGTVTHFIAVKEDISERKQTERALHQAKEQAEFANRAKTEFLANMSHELRTPLNSIIGFSDLVMSEVFGPVGAPQYREYVRDINDSGKHLLDLINDLLDIARIETGELRLHERPVDVLQVVGTCRRLIEERARNASLTLTVVTPSGLPGLNADERKVKQILINLLGNAVKFTPEGGNIALSARLDEEGAIVFAVEDTGIGIATGDIATALSPFGQVDGTLARKYEGAGLGLPLSKNLAELHGGSLVLESAPGIGTRVTVRFPPERTIRPS comes from the coding sequence ATGGATACCCGCAGAATTTTCGGCTTGGCCATACTGGCGTTCCTGACCGTCGTCATCCTGGCGACGACTTGGGAATTCTGGCTGGAGCCCATGTTCGGGCCGGTGATGTTCGGGAGCGGTCCGGGCCTCGTCTCCCAGCAGTGGGAGTTCGTCATCTTCTCCGTCCTGGTGGCCGGTTTGGCCCTGGGCATCACCGCCCTGGTAGCCATCCAGGCCGAACAGCGCGAAGCTGCCGGTCGTCGCGCCCTGGCGGAAAGCGAGCAACGGTACCGCAGCCTGGTCGAGATGTCCCCCACCGCCATCGTGGTACACAAGCGCGGCGTCATCGCCTACGCCAACCAAGCCGCCGCCACCTTGCTGGGAGCCCGGACGCCGGAGGACTTGGTCAACATCGGTGTGCTCTGCCTGGTCCATCCGCAAGACCAAAAGCAGGTGGCGGGCCGTCTCAAGGTCCTGTGGGAAGGGGCGAGCGGCTTGCCCGCCGCCGACCTGCACATGGTGCGGCTGGACGGTGACGAGATCGACGTCAGCGCAGCCACGACATCGACCACTCTGTATGGGGAACCGGCCCAACAGACGGTAATGAGTGACATCACGGAGGCCAAACGCTCGGCTGAATTGCTGCGTACCGTCGCCGAGGGCCTGTCGGGCAAGGTGGGGGAGAGCTTCTTCCACTCGCTGGTAGCCTATCTGGCGGAAACCCTGGAGGTCGAATATGCCTTCGTCGGCGAGTTGATCGACGAACTTCCACCTTCCATCCGCACCATTGCGGTACAGGGCGGCCGCACGCCGCGGCCCAACTTCCAGTACCGGCTCGACGGCACACCATGCAACGAGGTGGTCGGCAAGAAGACCTGCGTCTTCCCCAAGGGGGTCAAGGACGACTTCCCCCAGGACCGCGTCCTGGTGCAGATGGGCGTGGAAAGCTATGTCGGAACACCGCTGTTCGATTCCTCCGGCCGGCCGCTGGGCATCCTGGTGGTGCTGGACACCAAGCCCATTGCGGACTCGGAACTGGCTGTCTCGCTGTTGCAGATCTTCGCGGTGCGGGCCGCCGCGGAATTGGAACGCAACCGTTCCGAGGAAGCGATCCGCGCCAACGAGGAACGCTTCCGCGCCGTTGCCGATTCGGCCAACGACGCCATCATCTCGGCCGACCATGCCGGCAGAGTCGTTTTCTGGAACCGGGCCGCCGAGCGCCTGTTCGGCCACGGCCTGGACGAGATGATCGGCCAACCGTTGGACGCCATCATCCCCGAACGCTACCGCGAGGCCCATGCCCGCGGCATGGCGCGGGCCTCGGCCGACGGCAGCGGCACCTTGATCGGCGGCACGGCCGAACTGTACGGCCGGCGTAAGGACGGCGGCGAGTTTCCGGTGGAACTCTCCCTGTCCACTTGGTCGACGCGGGGTGAGCGTTATTTCACCGCCATCATCCGCGATATTTCCGAAAGGCGGCGCACCGAGGATCGCCTGCGCCAGTTGTCGCGCGCCGTCGAACAGAGCCCGGTCTCGGTGGTCATCACCGACACCCAGGGCACCATCCAGTACGTGAACCCCAAGTTCACCGAGGTTTCCGGCTACAGCGAGGACGAGGCCCTGGGGAACAATCCAAGGATACTCAAGTCCGGCGAGACCTCGCCCGACGACTACCTAGCCATGTGGGACGCCCTGCGCGCCGGCGAAACTTGGCGCGGCGAATTCCACAACCGCCGCAAGAGCGGCGAACTCTACTGGGAATCGGCCTCCATCTCGCCCATCCGTGCCGCCGACGGCACCGTCACCCACTTCATCGCCGTCAAGGAAGACATCTCGGAACGCAAGCAAACCGAGCGCGCTCTCCACCAAGCCAAGGAACAGGCTGAATTCGCCAACCGCGCCAAGACCGAGTTCCTGGCCAACATGAGCCACGAACTCCGTACGCCGCTCAATTCCATCATCGGCTTTTCCGACTTGGTCATGAGCGAGGTCTTCGGGCCGGTCGGCGCCCCCCAGTACCGGGAATACGTCCGGGACATAAACGACTCCGGCAAGCACCTGTTGGACCTGATCAACGACCTTCTGGACATCGCCCGCATCGAGACCGGCGAACTGCGCCTGCACGAACGGCCCGTCGACGTGCTCCAGGTGGTCGGCACCTGCCGCCGCCTGATCGAGGAGCGGGCCCGCAACGCCAGTCTGACCCTGACGGTCGTCACACCGTCCGGCCTGCCCGGCCTGAACGCCGACGAGCGCAAGGTCAAGCAGATCCTCATCAATCTTTTGGGCAACGCGGTCAAGTTCACCCCCGAGGGCGGCAACATCGCCCTGTCGGCAAGACTGGACGAGGAAGGCGCCATCGTATTCGCCGTGGAGGATACCGGCATCGGCATCGCCACCGGCGACATCGCGACCGCGCTCTCGCCATTCGGACAGGTGGACGGCACCCTGGCCCGCAAATACGAAGGGGCCGGCCTGGGTTTGCCGCTCAGCAAGAACCTGGCTGAACTGCACGGCGGCTCCCTGGTTCTGGAGAGCGCGCCAGGCATCGGCACCCGTGTGACGGTCCGTTTCCCGCCGGAACGAACGATTCGCCCGTCCTGA
- a CDS encoding PAS domain S-box protein — MDTKERLTWRITLRYGVVLGCIAALALASFLLLDELARRQEGAAAQVNVAGRQRMLSQRIALLAKNYAESRRDEERMHLRSGMLDAINLMEASHEGLIKGSPAMKLPGRPSPEVWNMYFQPPMELDSVLRTFIEHSRHLAVEDDPDRLAHNLHLLDVHLTSSWNLLPNLDSVVRRYQQEADDTVLNLKRGAQTILGLTLLILLLSAAGVFRPLVRQVRHEMQNQQNTERRLRGILDSALDAIVTIDAQGRIVEFSPSAQSLFGIEAEAAVGRDVADLIVPDRFRERHRRGLEEFQKSGTGRLLGRRVELHARRADGSEFPIELAVAAIQIEDQRLFTAFIRDVSAHRAAEDARRKLTRAVEQSPVSIMITDRGGRIEYVNPKFETVTGYGMAEIQGQTPAFLKSGDMPEDAYRELWKTVAAGGEWRGELHNRRKDGSLFWEFASISPVKDRAGEVTHYIAVKEDITERKAAEQALREAKEQAEYANRTKTEFLANMSHELRTPLNAIIGFSDLMSGQIFGPLGRPEYLEYAKDINDSGRHLLDLINDILDVSRLEIQELDLDDRPLDVADIGEFCLGLVRSRATNAGLALKLELAEPLPRINGDERRIKQVLLNLLTNAVKFTPEGGRITLSAGVEKDGWFAFRVADTGIGIAPEDIETALSTFGQVDGSLARKYEGAGLGLPLARRLTEAHGGRLLMESQVGLGTTVTVLLPPERVAEAYIPR; from the coding sequence ATGGATACCAAGGAACGCCTGACGTGGCGGATCACGCTGCGCTATGGGGTCGTGCTGGGCTGCATCGCAGCGCTGGCCCTGGCATCGTTCCTGCTGTTGGACGAACTGGCCCGGCGCCAGGAAGGCGCCGCCGCCCAGGTCAACGTGGCCGGCCGCCAGCGCATGCTGTCCCAGCGCATCGCCCTGCTGGCGAAGAACTACGCCGAGAGCCGGCGCGACGAGGAACGCATGCATCTGCGGTCAGGCATGCTGGACGCCATCAACCTGATGGAGGCTTCCCACGAGGGGCTGATCAAAGGCAGTCCGGCCATGAAGCTGCCGGGCCGCCCTTCCCCCGAGGTCTGGAACATGTATTTCCAGCCTCCCATGGAATTGGACAGCGTACTCAGGACCTTCATCGAGCACTCCCGCCACCTTGCCGTCGAAGACGACCCCGACCGCTTGGCCCACAACCTGCACCTCCTGGATGTGCATCTGACCAGTTCATGGAACCTGTTGCCCAATCTGGATTCCGTGGTACGGCGCTACCAGCAGGAGGCCGACGACACCGTTCTCAACCTGAAACGCGGAGCCCAGACGATCCTGGGCCTGACCCTCCTGATCCTGCTGCTGTCGGCGGCCGGGGTCTTCCGGCCCCTGGTGCGCCAAGTACGCCACGAGATGCAGAACCAGCAGAACACCGAAAGGCGCCTGCGCGGCATTCTGGACAGCGCGTTGGATGCCATCGTCACCATCGACGCCCAAGGCCGGATCGTCGAGTTCAGCCCCTCGGCCCAATCCCTGTTCGGCATCGAAGCGGAAGCCGCGGTCGGCCGCGACGTGGCGGACCTGATCGTCCCGGACCGCTTCCGCGAACGGCACCGGCGCGGCCTGGAGGAATTCCAGAAGAGCGGCACCGGCCGCCTGCTCGGACGCCGGGTGGAATTGCACGCCCGCCGTGCCGACGGCAGCGAATTCCCCATCGAACTGGCGGTGGCGGCGATCCAAATCGAGGATCAGCGGCTGTTCACCGCCTTCATCCGCGACGTGAGCGCCCACCGCGCCGCCGAGGACGCCCGGCGCAAGCTGACGCGAGCCGTGGAACAGAGCCCGGTCTCCATCATGATTACCGACAGGGGCGGCCGCATCGAGTACGTGAACCCCAAGTTCGAGACGGTGACCGGATATGGAATGGCGGAAATCCAGGGCCAGACGCCGGCCTTCCTGAAATCCGGCGACATGCCAGAAGACGCCTATCGGGAACTCTGGAAGACCGTCGCCGCCGGCGGCGAATGGCGGGGCGAGTTGCACAACCGGCGCAAGGACGGCAGCCTGTTCTGGGAATTCGCTTCCATCTCCCCGGTCAAGGACCGGGCCGGCGAGGTCACCCATTACATCGCGGTCAAGGAGGACATCACCGAGCGCAAGGCGGCCGAACAAGCCTTGCGCGAGGCCAAGGAGCAGGCCGAGTACGCCAACCGCACGAAGACCGAGTTCCTTGCCAACATGAGCCACGAACTGCGCACGCCGCTCAACGCCATCATCGGCTTTTCCGATCTCATGTCGGGCCAGATCTTCGGCCCCCTGGGCCGGCCGGAATATCTGGAATACGCCAAGGACATCAACGACTCGGGCCGCCACCTTCTGGACCTGATCAACGACATCCTGGACGTCTCGCGCCTGGAGATCCAGGAGCTGGACCTGGACGACCGGCCCCTCGACGTGGCCGATATCGGCGAATTCTGCCTCGGGCTCGTGCGTTCCCGTGCCACCAACGCCGGCCTCGCCCTGAAATTGGAGTTGGCCGAGCCCCTGCCCCGCATCAATGGCGACGAACGGCGCATCAAGCAGGTGCTGCTCAACCTGCTGACCAACGCGGTCAAGTTCACTCCCGAGGGCGGCCGCATCACCTTGTCTGCCGGCGTGGAAAAGGATGGCTGGTTCGCCTTCCGCGTCGCCGACACAGGCATCGGCATCGCCCCCGAAGACATCGAGACGGCCCTTTCCACCTTCGGCCAAGTGGACGGTTCGTTGGCCCGCAAATACGAAGGCGCCGGCCTGGGCCTGCCGCTGGCCCGCCGCCTGACCGAAGCCCACGGCGGCCGCCTGCTCATGGAAAGCCAAGTCGGCCTTGGCACCACAGTCACCGTTCTCCTGCCGCCGGAGAGGGTGGCGGAGGCCTACATCCCCAGGTAG
- a CDS encoding ABC transporter ATP-binding protein — protein MSIDPVPMLDVRGLDVHYGRIQALRAIDLHIGKGELIALVGSNGAGKSTLLRAISGIQPPSKGDILFEGKSILRMAADERVRLGISQVPEARQVFAPMSVEDNLLLGGFTRPRGESAEDLDRMYAMFPALKTKRRQAAGTLSGGQQQMLAVGRALMARPRLLLLDEPSMGLAPNLKDETFVTIERLRDEGTTVFLVEQNASSALAIADRAYVLETGRVTLSGTGQNLLGDDQVRAAYLGM, from the coding sequence ATGAGCATTGATCCCGTCCCCATGCTGGACGTGCGCGGGCTGGACGTCCATTACGGGCGCATCCAGGCGCTCCGCGCCATCGATCTGCATATCGGCAAGGGCGAACTGATCGCTCTGGTGGGGTCCAACGGGGCGGGAAAGTCGACCCTGCTGCGCGCCATTTCGGGGATACAGCCGCCTTCCAAGGGTGACATCCTGTTCGAGGGCAAGAGCATTCTCCGCATGGCGGCGGACGAGCGGGTGCGGCTCGGCATCTCCCAGGTGCCGGAAGCACGGCAGGTCTTCGCGCCGATGAGCGTCGAGGACAACCTGTTGCTGGGGGGATTTACCCGGCCGCGCGGCGAGTCGGCAGAAGACCTGGACCGCATGTACGCCATGTTTCCGGCTCTAAAGACCAAGCGCCGGCAGGCGGCCGGCACGTTGTCGGGCGGGCAGCAGCAGATGTTGGCCGTGGGCCGCGCCCTGATGGCCCGGCCGCGCCTCTTGCTGCTCGATGAGCCGAGCATGGGGCTGGCCCCCAATCTGAAGGACGAGACCTTCGTCACCATCGAGCGCCTGCGCGACGAGGGAACGACGGTCTTCCTGGTGGAACAGAACGCCTCGTCGGCGCTGGCCATCGCCGATCGCGCCTATGTGCTGGAAACCGGCCGCGTCACCCTGAGCGGCACCGGCCAGAACCTGCTCGGCGACGACCAGGTCCGTGCGGCCTACCTGGGGATGTAG
- a CDS encoding ABC transporter ATP-binding protein has protein sequence MTVLRVEGIGKEFGGVHAVDDLSFTIKRGDIHSIIGPNGAGKTTLFNLITGVYTPTAGRVFFEDLPIEGLAPHELAARGMSRTFQNLQVFFNMTAVENVMVGMHLHLDRRFLPALFRLGGMERREREAREEARELMRFVGLGAFLDAHASAMPYGALKRLEIARALAAKPRLLLLDEPAAGLNASETQAIDELIRKVSETGITVVLVEHDMRLVMGISDHILVLDNGRKLGEGKAAEVRADPKVIAAYLGAMKLGVEALHEH, from the coding sequence GTGACCGTGCTGCGCGTCGAGGGCATCGGCAAGGAGTTCGGCGGCGTCCATGCCGTCGATGACCTGAGCTTCACCATCAAGCGGGGCGACATCCATTCGATCATCGGTCCCAACGGGGCGGGCAAGACCACCCTGTTCAACCTGATTACCGGGGTCTACACGCCGACCGCGGGCCGTGTCTTCTTCGAGGATCTGCCTATCGAGGGGCTGGCGCCGCACGAACTGGCGGCACGCGGAATGTCGCGCACCTTCCAGAATCTCCAGGTCTTCTTCAACATGACGGCGGTGGAGAACGTCATGGTGGGTATGCACTTGCACCTGGACCGGCGTTTCCTGCCCGCCCTGTTCCGTCTGGGGGGCATGGAACGGCGCGAGCGCGAGGCCCGCGAGGAAGCCCGCGAACTGATGCGCTTCGTGGGCCTTGGCGCCTTCCTGGACGCCCATGCCTCGGCCATGCCCTACGGCGCGCTCAAGCGCCTGGAGATAGCGCGCGCCCTGGCGGCAAAGCCGCGACTGCTGCTGCTTGACGAACCGGCGGCGGGCCTGAACGCCTCCGAGACCCAGGCGATCGACGAGTTGATCCGCAAGGTCTCGGAGACCGGTATCACGGTGGTCCTGGTGGAACATGACATGCGCTTGGTGATGGGCATCTCGGACCATATCCTGGTGCTCGACAACGGCCGCAAGTTGGGCGAGGGCAAGGCGGCCGAAGTGCGGGCCGATCCCAAGGTGATCGCCGCCTATCTGGGCGCCATGAAGCTGGGCGTGGAGGCCCTGCATGAGCATTGA